The region TAATATCTCGCAAAATTTCATTAAGTACTTCTTGGAACAAGGTCATGGTAATATCATAAACATCTCATCCATTCAAGGTATCGGAGCGCCTGCTTTTGAGACATACGAGGGGACAAATATGCACTCTCCAGTCGAATACACAGTCGTAAAACACGGTCTTCTTGGTATGACGAAATATATGGCAAAGATGTTTAAAAAAGATAATATCCGCGTAAATGCCATAAGCCCTGGAGGAATTTTAGATGGACAGCCTGAGCCATTTTTAAGCCAATATAAAAAGAGATGTGGCACAAAAGGTATGCTTGATGCAAATGATATATGTGGGGCTTTAGTGTATCTACTAAGTGACTCTTCAAAATATGTAAATGGACAAAATATCGTAGTTGATGATGGCTTTAGCCTATAAAAATATAAATAAAATAGTATAAATTTATCTAGTCTAAGCTAGATAAATTTATATATCGCTTTTTATACGCACTTTTTCTCATACTAAATTTTTACCAAGCAAGAGCTTGCTATTTATATTTTTTCTATTTTTACAATTTAACTTAATATGGAAAAATATCTAAAACCCCAAAGACTAGCTTTGGGGCTGGGGGTTTGCGTATTGTAAAAGCATTAACACATTAAGGCTTTGCTACTGCAACAAAGCCTTATTTAAAACTTAATTTAACTAACTACGTTATTGTAGTAGCTTCATTACGTTTTGTTGAACGCTGTTTGCTTGACTCATAGCATAAGCACCTGATTGAGCTAGGATGTTATGTTTTGAGAAGTTAGCAGACTCGCTAGCAAAATCTACGTCCCTGATTTGTGATTCTGCTGATTTTACGTTAACTTGAGTTACAGTTATGTTGTTAACTGTAGCTTGAAGTTGGTTTTGAACTGAACCAAGGTCTGAACGAACTTGATCAAGTGTTTTTTGAGCTGACTCAGCGATGTCCATAACAGCCATTGCGCCTTTTAGTGTCATTACACCAGCTGATTGAGCTACTGTAAGCACTTTAGTCATTCTTTGGAAGCCCATAGCACTAGCTAGTTTGCCGTCTATTTGACCTCTTACATCTCTTAAAGCAACTGAAGCTTGAGCACCACCTTTTGCTGAGAAAGCTTCTGACTCTAGTTTTAGAGCATCACCGCCAGCTGCGCCTTTTGCAGATAGCTTAATATCTCTACCATCAAGGCGAACAAGGTTGATACGACCAACGAAAACTTGGTCTTTTTTCATACCGATTGCTTTTGAGATATTATCACCTGAAACACTAAACGCACGACCGTCACGGCTTGTTAGAACCATTTTGCCTTCTGTGTTGATAGAAGCTTCAACACCTGTTTGATCTTTAACAGCGTTGATCGCATTTACTAGAGCGCCGTTGCTATCGTTTTCTTTTACATCAAGGTCGCCGATTTTAACGCCGTTGATAGCAAAGCTTTTGATAGATACGCTTACTATAGCAGTTGACATAGTTCTAGTTACATCAAATGTAGCTCTAATGCCTGTCTTATCAGATGTTTTGTTGATATTTTCAGCTAATTTACCAACACCAGTTCCAAGACCAGTTGATATCTTAGTAGAAGCTATACTAATATCATTTACACCATCAACGCTTAAGAATTTAAGGCTAACTTTATCTGTACCAGTTAAAAGTTTTGAACTCTCAAAACGTGTAAGACCGATCTTATCAGATGTAGTCGCACCAATACTTGCTTTAACAGTTTGGTTTGAATAAGCACCTATTTGGAACTCTTTATTAGAGAATGTTCCGTTTAGTAGTTGCTGACCGTTAAATGAAGTAGTGTTACCGATATTGTCAAGCTCCTCCATTAGACGAACGATATCAGCTTGCAATGCTTGGCGTGATTGAGTTGTTTGGCCGTCTTGAGCTGATTGAGTAGCTTTAGTCTTGATAGTGTCAAGAACTTTTAGCTGCTCGTCCATAGCTTTGTCGGCAACTTGAATGATACCAATAGCATCATTACCATTTGCAATAGCTTGACCTAGAGCTGAAGCTTGGCTTCTTAAGCTATCTGCGATAGATAGACCTGAAGCGTCATCTGCAGCTGTTTGAATTCTAAGACCAGAACTAAGTTTGTTAAGTGACTTAGATAGGTCAACGTTGTTGCTAACCGCGTTAGCGTGTGTGTTAAGTGCGTTTACGTTTGTGTTAATACGAAAACTCATTGTAAATCCTTTTATGTTTTAAGTTACGACTTCATGTCGCACGAAAACTATATCGATCGGTTTTTAAAAAAGTTTAGAGCTATGTATAAAAATTTTTTATAAAAACAAAAATTGCGCTCAATCTAAAAATTTTTCGCACGTTACACTCTAAAAAATTATTTCTGCTACAATTACGCCAAAAAATTCAAAGGCTATATATAAATGAAAAGCTTAATCATCGTAGAATCTCCTGCAAAAGCAAAGACTATCAAAAATTTCTTAGACAAAAGCTACAACGTCATCGCCTCAAAAGGCCACATCAGAGACCTGCCAAAAACGAGCTTTGGCATCAAGATAGAGGATGATAAATTTACCCCAGAGTATCGCATCAGCAGCGATCACTCCGCCATCGTAAAAGAGATAAAAGAGCTTGCTAAGGGTGCAGATGAAATTTATCTCGCGACCGACGAAGATAGAGAGGGTGAGGCGATCGCATTTCACATCGCAAATGCCATCGGCAAAGAGCCAACAAGTCTGCCTCGCATCGTCTTTCACGAGATCACCAAAAGTGCCATACAAAACGCTTTAAAAAGCCCAAGACACGTTGATATGAACAGCGTCAATGCCCAGCAAACAAGGCGCTTGCTTGACCGCATCGTTGGCTACAAGCTAAGCCCGCTTTTAAATTTAAAGATACAAAAGGGCTTAAGCGCTGGACGTGTGCAAAGTGCGGCGCTAAAGATAATAGTCGATCGCGAGCGCGAAATTCAGGCATTTAAACCAGTTGAGTACTACACTATCGACACCGTTTTTAAAAAAGATCTAGACGCCGAGCTAGTTAAATTTGAAAACCAAAAGATCGAAAAGCTCACTATCCAAAATCCAGACCGCGCAAAATATATCATTGAAAATTTACAAAATGAGAAATTTAGCGTCCGTGAGATCGAGAGTAAGGATAGAAAGATCCAGCCAAGTCCGCCATTTATGACTTCAACCCTTCAGCAAAGTGCGAGCAACCGCCTTGGCTTTAGCCCTAAAAAGACAATGATGATCGCTCAAAGTCTCTACGAGGGCGTCCAAACTCACGAGGGCTTCATGGGTGCGATCACTTACATGAGAACGGACAGCTTAAATTTAGCCAAAGAGGCCGTCGCAGCCGCTAGAGAGCACATCCTGCAAAACTACGGCAAAGAGTATCTGCCAGCCAAAGCGATAAGCTACACGACAAGCTCAAAAGGTGCGCAAGAAGCCCACGAAGCGATCCGCCCTACAAATTTAAACTTCACACCGCAAATCGCGGCTAAATTTTTAGAAAAAGACGCGCTCAAACTCTACACGCTCATCTACAATAGATTTTTAGCCTGCCAAATGAGCGCATGTGTAAGCCAAACGCAAAACGTCTATGTCGCAAGCGAAAAAGGCGAGTTTAAGATAAGCGGCAGAAAAGTGCTATTTGACGGCTTTTACAAGGTTTATGGCGAGCTTGATAAGGATAAAATTTTGCCAAATTTAAAAAAGGGCGACGAGATGAGTTTGCAAAGCATAAAAAGCACGCAAAACTTCACCGAGCCACCAGCTAGGTACTCTGAAGCTGGCCTTGTTAAAAAGCTAGAAAGCCTAGGCATCGGCCGCCCAAGCACCTACGCACCGACCATCTCGCTGCTAACATCAAGAGACTACGTGAGGATCGAGAAAAAGCAACTCATACCAAACGAGATCGCATTTAGCATGATAGGCGTTTTGGAGGAGCACTTTAGCAACATCGTCGATAGCGAATTTACCTCACATCTTGAAGAAAAGCTCGATGAGATCGCGCTTGACAAGGCTGACTGGCAAAAGGTGCTAAGCGACTTTTACTATCCATTTATGGAAAAAATTAGTGCTGGCAAAACTGGCATAAAAAGCCTAAAAACAGCCACTCCGATCGGCGAGAAGTGCCCAGAGTGTGGAAGCGAGCTAGTGCTTAGAAAGGGCAGATATGGCGAGTTTATCGCTTGCTCAAATTTTCCAAAATGCAAATACTCAAGAAACGTCGCAAAAGATAATGAAAAGAGCGCAGAAACTGGCACCACAACGGCAGCCAAGCCAAAACGCGAGCTTAAAAAGCTTGACGTGCCATGTCCAAAATGTGGCGGCGAGATCGTCGAGAGATTTAGCAGACGTGGTAAATTTTATGGATGTGCCAACTATCCAAAATGTGACTTCATCTCAAACTACGAGCCAGTCGCGCAAAAATGTGATGAGTGCGGCGGCGATATGATCAAAAAAGAGCTTAAAAAAGGTACATTTATAGAGTGCACAAAGTGTAAGAAAAAGACACTTATCTCTGAAAGTTAAAACTTCTAGTCAAATTTAAGCCCTTGAGCCTAAATTTAGCTTATAAATTTGGACTTTAAATGCCTGACATCATCACCCAAGTTAGCCAGTATAAAGGGCAAAAGAGCCTTGTGATAAACTGCACGCAGCTAGGAGATAGCTTCACGCCGCAGTATAAAACCGCCAAGCAAAAAAGAGCCGTGCTTGATGAGTGGTGCGACTTTTTAAGAAGCGAGCAAGAGGCATTTGATGAGCTTAGCTTTTGCACCAAAATGCCTCAAGAGCTCTTTGATGCGGTGTGCTGCCAAAGAAATTTAAAGAGCCTTCACATCAAATGGGGCTCGTATGAGAGCCTTGACGCGCTGGCAAATCTTTCTAACCTAAAGAGCCTTTTTATCGGCTCAGGAGCCAGCGTAAAAAGCATCGCACCGATCGCGACGCTTACTGGACTTGAAAGCCTTGCGGTGGAGAATTTTCAAAAGATAAGCGACTACTCTGCGTTTTCAAATTTGCAAAATTTAAAGAGCCTAGAGATCAGCGGAGACGGACTTTCGCCTAAATTTATCCACATAGAAAGCCTAGAGTTTTTACGCCAGATGCCTGGGCTAACCAGCCTTGTGATCTTGGTGGCTAGGCTAAAAAGCAAGGACTACTCGCCTATCTTATCTCTAAAATCCCTCACCCACCTTAGCCTGCCGCCACAGCACGCACTTTTTGGACTTTTTGACGAGCTTAGCGCTTTGCCAAATTTAAAAACAGGTCTTTTAAAAGAGAGAGCGGAAATTTATAAGAAAAGATGATGCTATAAAATTTAAATTTTTCGCATAGTTTTTAATAAATTTGTCAGAAATTTTCTAAAATAAAATGCATGCAGTGCACCAGCACCATTGCATGCCACCTCTAACGTTGTCGGGGTTAGGGGATTGTTAAGGGGGAAGGGAGCGACTTCGTAATTCAAGCTTCTTCCCCCTTAACAAAGAAAAACATTAAATTTCTAAAAATTTTTTTATAAATTTTAAAATTCCATTCACTCGCAAGAATTGACTACTGATTTTAGGTCTCGCAAAGCTTGCCACTAAAATCAGAGCCGAAATTACTCGTTCATGAAATTTTAAAATTTGATAGAGTTTTTGCAAAACAACAAGCCACTCTACTTAAATTTTAAACCTACCAAAGCTATAATGCTCCCCAAAAAAGGACAAAAAAATGAAGACAATTATGCTTTGTGCGATATGCTCCGTCACTCAGGGAAACTGCGCTGAGGACTGCGCTTATTGCACGCAAAGTGCCAAAGCTGGCGCTGATATTACAAAATTTAAAGAAAAAAGCGTGCAGCAGGTGGTGGACGAGGCCAAAATGGCATATAAAAACCACGCTCTTGGCTTTTGTTTAGTCACAAGTGGTGCTAGGCTAAATGATAAAAAGACCGACTATATCGCATCTTTAGCAAGAGCCGTGCATAAAGAAGTGCCAAATTTGATGCTCATCGCATGTAACGGTATGGCGACCTACGAGCAGCTTTGTGAGCTCAAAAAGGCTGGCGTTTTTAGCTACAACCACAACCTAGAAACAAGCCGTGAGTTTTTCTCAAAAATCTGCACAACCCACTCTTGGGACGAGAGATATCAGACAAATTTAGACGCAAAAAGGGCTGGGCTCATGCTTTGCACTGGCGGCATTTACGGCGTTGGCGAGAGCGAGGCTGACAGGGTGAGCTTTAGAGCTAGCCTAAAAGAGCTTGAGCCGTTTTCATCGCCTATAAATTTTTTCATAAAAAGCGACGCTCTAAGGCTTGATCAGCCACCTCTTAGCGCAGATGAAGCCCTAAAAATAGTGCGCGAAACCAAAAGCGCGCTGCCAGAAACTAGGGTCATGATAGCTGGCGGCAGGGAAAAGATATTGGGCGAGAGGCAGTACGAGATCTTTGAAAATGGCGCAGACGCGATCGTGATAGGCGACTACCTCACCGCAAAGGGCGAGAAGGCGAGCAAGGACATCGAGGAGCTTACAAAGCGTGGTTTTAGCTTTGCAAGTATCTGCCACTAATGCTTGTAAATTTGCTTTTTGCGGGGCTTGGAGGCTTTATCGGAGCTGGGTGCAGGTTTTTAGCCGGCGAGCTGCTAAAATTTAGCCACTTTCCCATGACCACGCTTGGCGTAAATGTGCTTGGCAGCTTCATTATCGGCGTTTTATTTTGCTTAAATTTAAGCCAAAGTGTGAGGGTTTTCTTAGTCGTTGGCATACTTGGTGGCTTTACCACGTTTTCAAGCTTTAGCCTTGATAGCGTTAAATTTTTACTAGAAGGCGAACTCGTAAAAGGCTTTTTAAATATAATTTTAAATTTAAGCCTTTGCCTGCTCGCAAGCTATCTTGGCATTTTACTTGGTAAAAATTTATGAGGCTTTAAGGTGTGTAATAAAAATAGCTTTATTTATGCCATTTTACAAATTTTAAAACTCCATTCACTCGCAAAAATTGACTACTAAAATTTGGCTTCGCTTACCGCTTAGCTCAAATTTTAGAGCCGAAATTACTCGCTCATGAAATTATAAAATTTGCTCTAAATTTATCTGATGACAAACCGCATGCAGTGCGAAGCACTGAAGCATGCACTTTGAACGTGCGAGTGGTTTTTACTTCGACTTCGTCTCGTAACTGCAAGCAGACGAGGGATTTAAAAAGGGGGATAAGGGGACGGCCTCGTAACTCGAGTCCCCTTGTCTCCCTTTTGAATAAAAGTATCACAAATGAATTTTTATATTTTTTTAAATTTTAAAATTCCATTCACTCGCAAGAATTGGCTACTGATTTTAGGTCTCGCAAAGCTTGCCACTAAAATCAGAGCCGAAATTACTCGTTCATGAAATTTTAAAATTTGCTCAAATTTAATAAAACTGCATATAGTGCGAAGCGTCGCCACATGCGCCTCTCTACCTAGCTTCTACCTTTGGCATCTGCAGCATAAAATTTCTAGCTTCGCTTAAAAGCACCGGCTTAAGTGCATCTGCTGATGTTTGTGGGTCGTAAATTCTCTCATACGAAAGCATCAAAACTCCATCTTTTTTAAGCAAAAAGTGGATTATTTCTATATTTTTGCTCTTAGCCCCATCTTTTATGAGAGCTAAAATTTGATCATTTTCTTCGCTAAAAAGCACGTTTTTATCTTGCTTAAGAGCCCTTTTTAGCTCTTCTAGCTCGCTTTTTGTCTTGACATCTTTGTCAAACTTTACCTTAAACGAGGCAAAGTGCTCGTCCATATTTTCATTTTTTAAAAAGTAAAAGCTCTCGTTTTTAACCACTTGCTTTTTATAAAATGTGCTCCCATCAAATCTAAAACTTTCAACTAAGCTTATCTCGCCTGCCAAAGAAAAGACACCAAAAAGCAGCAAAACAAAAAGGCTAAATTTACGCATAAAATTTCACTCCAAATTTCTAAAAATAGCCGCCATTTTGCCCAAATTTCGCTTAGCTTAATCAAAAAATAACAAAGCTTTTTATACAATCAGGCATTTTTATTTTAAGGATCTTTTTGCAGTTACACCAAGCAAGCGAGCTTAGCATCCTTGTCGTTTTGGCATTTATCGTCTTTGCTTCGCCTTATATTTCTAAAATTTTACGCATCCCAGTCGCGCCTGCTGAGATACTACTTGGAGCGGTTGCTGGCTACATCGGAGTTGTCGGCGAAAACGAGATGTTTAAGCTCATCAGCGAAGTTGGCTTTTTCTTTTTGATGTTTCTAGCTGGCATGGAGATCGACCTTAGGATGCTAATAAACATCGACCGTAAAATTTTGCGCCTTGGGCTCATCTACCTAGCGCTCATCTACGCTCTAGCCACGGCCTTGACGCTAGGACTTGAGCTTAGCCTGCTTTACATCATCATCATCCCGATAATGGCCGTTGGCATGATATTTACGCTATTTAAGGAGTATGGCAAGCAGCAAGAGTGGTTAAATTTAAGCATGCTAATAGCAACCATCGGCGAGCTTTTAAGCATCACGCTTCTAACCTTTACCGCTGCTTACTTGCAGTTTGGAGCGAGCATAAATTTATGGCTAACGATTGGATATTTGATCCTATTTTTGGCTATCAGCGTGCTTAGCTTTAAAATTTTGGACGTGCTTTTTTGGTGGTATCCGGGGCTTAAAGTGGTGCTCATGCCGCACTACGACAAGGACGAGAAGGACATCAGGCTTTGCATCGCGGTATTTTTCACGATGATAGCCTTGATGCTCTATCTAAATTTAGAGGTTGCCTTTGGTGCGTTTATCGCAGGTATGTTTATTACGACATTTTTTGATCACAAAAAGGACTTGCCGCACAAGCTTTCAAGCTTTGGATTTGGCTTTTTGGTGCCGATATTTTTCATCCACATAGGCTCTACTTTCAAGCTTTCAAGCCTAGGATCTAGCGAAGTGATAAAGGATGCTATTTTTATATTTTTAGCGATGCTTGGCACGAGAGTTGTATCTAGTTTGCTCTTTTTGGGCAAGCTTGGCTTTAGAGGGATATTTTTATTTTCAGTTTCGCAGTCTATGCCGCTCACTCTTTTGATCGCAGTTGCTACTATCGCACACAAATCAGGCGAGATAAGTGACTATTCTTACTCATCTTTCATCCTAGCAAGCCTCGCACAAGCTATAATAGGAGCTATAATCATCAAAATTTTAATGCAATCAAAAAGCAAGGAGTAAAAATGTCATCAAACACAGCCACACTAATCGACAACCGAACTGGCAAGAGCTATGAATTTCCTATCCTAAAAGGCACGATGGGGCCAGACGTCATCGACATATCGACCTTCTTTAGCGACACTGGGATGTTTACCTTTGACAGGGGCTACACCTCAACTGCGATGTGCCGCTCAGCCATAACCTACATCGACGGCCTAAAGGGCGAGCTCATGTATAGAGGCTACGACATCGCCTATTTGGCTGAAAATAAGACATTTTTGGACGTTGCCTACCTACTTTTAAACAAAGAGCTACCAACTGGCGAGCAATATGCAAGTTTCAAAGATGAGCTTAAAAAAAGGAGCTTCATACACGAGGGGATGATGAAGCTATTTGATGCATTTCCAGACAAGGCGCACCCTATGGCGATCTTGCAGGCAGCAGTCTCAGCGCTAAGTGCCTTTTACTCAGACCACCTAAATATGGACAAGCCTGAAGAGTATCACGAGATGGCTATGAGGATAATCGCCAAGATCCCAACTATAGCGGCCTTTAGCTACCGCTACTCACGCGGTCTTCCTATCATATATCCAAATTTAGATCGTGGCTTTACTGAAAATTTCCTCTACATGATGAGGGGCTATCCATACGAGCACGTCGATCTTAAGCCAATCGAGATCAAGGCGCTTGATACGGTCTTTATGCTGCACGCTGACCACGAGCAAAACGCCTCGACTACGACTGTTAGGACAGTTGGCTCTACGCACGCGCACCCATACGCATGTATAAGTGCAGGCATCGGCGCTCTTTGGGGCTGGGCTCATGGCGGAGCAAACGAGGGCGTTATCCGCCAGCTTGAAGAGATCGGCTCGGTCGCAAACGTC is a window of Campylobacter concisus DNA encoding:
- a CDS encoding oxidoreductase translates to MLTDKVVVVTGGAGRIGSAFIRAIAGQNGVGVIAEVDTKRANLLKDEITSAQKDARIEVLKIDISDANSINEAINFLHSKYGHIDALVNNAYPKSKNYGKKFFEIDMDDFNAFLNLHLGGYFNISQNFIKYFLEQGHGNIINISSIQGIGAPAFETYEGTNMHSPVEYTVVKHGLLGMTKYMAKMFKKDNIRVNAISPGGILDGQPEPFLSQYKKRCGTKGMLDANDICGALVYLLSDSSKYVNGQNIVVDDGFSL
- a CDS encoding cation:proton antiporter, translating into MQLHQASELSILVVLAFIVFASPYISKILRIPVAPAEILLGAVAGYIGVVGENEMFKLISEVGFFFLMFLAGMEIDLRMLINIDRKILRLGLIYLALIYALATALTLGLELSLLYIIIIPIMAVGMIFTLFKEYGKQQEWLNLSMLIATIGELLSITLLTFTAAYLQFGASINLWLTIGYLILFLAISVLSFKILDVLFWWYPGLKVVLMPHYDKDEKDIRLCIAVFFTMIALMLYLNLEVAFGAFIAGMFITTFFDHKKDLPHKLSSFGFGFLVPIFFIHIGSTFKLSSLGSSEVIKDAIFIFLAMLGTRVVSSLLFLGKLGFRGIFLFSVSQSMPLTLLIAVATIAHKSGEISDYSYSSFILASLAQAIIGAIIIKILMQSKSKE
- a CDS encoding leucine-rich repeat domain-containing protein, with amino-acid sequence MPDIITQVSQYKGQKSLVINCTQLGDSFTPQYKTAKQKRAVLDEWCDFLRSEQEAFDELSFCTKMPQELFDAVCCQRNLKSLHIKWGSYESLDALANLSNLKSLFIGSGASVKSIAPIATLTGLESLAVENFQKISDYSAFSNLQNLKSLEISGDGLSPKFIHIESLEFLRQMPGLTSLVILVARLKSKDYSPILSLKSLTHLSLPPQHALFGLFDELSALPNLKTGLLKERAEIYKKR
- the crcB gene encoding fluoride efflux transporter CrcB → MLVNLLFAGLGGFIGAGCRFLAGELLKFSHFPMTTLGVNVLGSFIIGVLFCLNLSQSVRVFLVVGILGGFTTFSSFSLDSVKFLLEGELVKGFLNIILNLSLCLLASYLGILLGKNL
- the topA gene encoding type I DNA topoisomerase — translated: MKSLIIVESPAKAKTIKNFLDKSYNVIASKGHIRDLPKTSFGIKIEDDKFTPEYRISSDHSAIVKEIKELAKGADEIYLATDEDREGEAIAFHIANAIGKEPTSLPRIVFHEITKSAIQNALKSPRHVDMNSVNAQQTRRLLDRIVGYKLSPLLNLKIQKGLSAGRVQSAALKIIVDREREIQAFKPVEYYTIDTVFKKDLDAELVKFENQKIEKLTIQNPDRAKYIIENLQNEKFSVREIESKDRKIQPSPPFMTSTLQQSASNRLGFSPKKTMMIAQSLYEGVQTHEGFMGAITYMRTDSLNLAKEAVAAAREHILQNYGKEYLPAKAISYTTSSKGAQEAHEAIRPTNLNFTPQIAAKFLEKDALKLYTLIYNRFLACQMSACVSQTQNVYVASEKGEFKISGRKVLFDGFYKVYGELDKDKILPNLKKGDEMSLQSIKSTQNFTEPPARYSEAGLVKKLESLGIGRPSTYAPTISLLTSRDYVRIEKKQLIPNEIAFSMIGVLEEHFSNIVDSEFTSHLEEKLDEIALDKADWQKVLSDFYYPFMEKISAGKTGIKSLKTATPIGEKCPECGSELVLRKGRYGEFIACSNFPKCKYSRNVAKDNEKSAETGTTTAAKPKRELKKLDVPCPKCGGEIVERFSRRGKFYGCANYPKCDFISNYEPVAQKCDECGGDMIKKELKKGTFIECTKCKKKTLISES
- a CDS encoding biotin synthase; translated protein: MKTIMLCAICSVTQGNCAEDCAYCTQSAKAGADITKFKEKSVQQVVDEAKMAYKNHALGFCLVTSGARLNDKKTDYIASLARAVHKEVPNLMLIACNGMATYEQLCELKKAGVFSYNHNLETSREFFSKICTTHSWDERYQTNLDAKRAGLMLCTGGIYGVGESEADRVSFRASLKELEPFSSPINFFIKSDALRLDQPPLSADEALKIVRETKSALPETRVMIAGGREKILGERQYEIFENGADAIVIGDYLTAKGEKASKDIEELTKRGFSFASICH
- a CDS encoding flagellin B, producing MSFRINTNVNALNTHANAVSNNVDLSKSLNKLSSGLRIQTAADDASGLSIADSLRSQASALGQAIANGNDAIGIIQVADKAMDEQLKVLDTIKTKATQSAQDGQTTQSRQALQADIVRLMEELDNIGNTTSFNGQQLLNGTFSNKEFQIGAYSNQTVKASIGATTSDKIGLTRFESSKLLTGTDKVSLKFLSVDGVNDISIASTKISTGLGTGVGKLAENINKTSDKTGIRATFDVTRTMSTAIVSVSIKSFAINGVKIGDLDVKENDSNGALVNAINAVKDQTGVEASINTEGKMVLTSRDGRAFSVSGDNISKAIGMKKDQVFVGRINLVRLDGRDIKLSAKGAAGGDALKLESEAFSAKGGAQASVALRDVRGQIDGKLASAMGFQRMTKVLTVAQSAGVMTLKGAMAVMDIAESAQKTLDQVRSDLGSVQNQLQATVNNITVTQVNVKSAESQIRDVDFASESANFSKHNILAQSGAYAMSQANSVQQNVMKLLQ
- a CDS encoding citrate synthase gives rise to the protein MSSNTATLIDNRTGKSYEFPILKGTMGPDVIDISTFFSDTGMFTFDRGYTSTAMCRSAITYIDGLKGELMYRGYDIAYLAENKTFLDVAYLLLNKELPTGEQYASFKDELKKRSFIHEGMMKLFDAFPDKAHPMAILQAAVSALSAFYSDHLNMDKPEEYHEMAMRIIAKIPTIAAFSYRYSRGLPIIYPNLDRGFTENFLYMMRGYPYEHVDLKPIEIKALDTVFMLHADHEQNASTTTVRTVGSTHAHPYACISAGIGALWGWAHGGANEGVIRQLEEIGSVANVDKYIARAKDKNDPFRLMGFGHRVYKNFDPRAKVLKKMRDQLMDEIGISSELIKIANRIEEIALNDDYFVSRNLYPNVDFHSGLILKALGIPNNMFAVIFVIGRTPGWISQWIELKEQESIKIVRPRQLYVGETNRTPK